The Xiphophorus hellerii strain 12219 chromosome 7, Xiphophorus_hellerii-4.1, whole genome shotgun sequence nucleotide sequence TTAAAAAATTGGTAGAAACATTgaatatggttaaaaaaaaaataaaaaaatgttttaagtcgaccgaatactttatttttagcatCCTGTACATGATGAACAGCTTTacaataaaacaggaagttttgTAGGGATTACAGCAGAAGcttattgatttaaataaaaagaaaattacaatcGCAGTGTGTTCAAAAATTGTATCTAGAATGGGAGTTAATTGGAAAAGATTGTTCTGcttagtttaaaataaaatagtagaGCAGTAGGGAAAGGATTCCTCCCCAAATACACAATCTTgccctttattttgaaaatttcaacacacctgaagttaaatgaaaattacatttaaaacatgccaAAAGAAATTTCCTTTGTGGGTTATGtgcatcaaaactaaaaaaaaacatccaactaAGTGAGagtgattaataaaaacatgtaaaggtTTGGGTCATACACTTTGAAGTTAATTTATTATAGTCTGAgatttaaagtgataaaataaCTGATGCTCTTATAAcaaatgtttctgcagctttAGTGATGATTATTCCTGATAACGGTCCcatctgtctgtttttaatttttacaccGTAGTTTTCTTTCCCACATTTTCTgcgtaaaatgtgaatttttgttttaattgggaACCCAATTTTATAAGTTGACTTTTGCAGTGTTGCAATGACAAAAATGAGAATGATTATGAGGCatgattgtgatttttttaaaaaagaaagaaaaactttacatCAAATTCACATTGTACATGTACTGTTTAGTtgattttccttcattttgaatCTTATAGAAGTATTAGAAGCCAATCAGAATCTACTTCAGAAATCATCATTAAATGTCTGTGAAGAAAGTTGTATAACGAGttgcaatatttaatttccctctgggattaataaagtatatttgaaataaaggaTAAACATTCTTCAGCCTGACTgaagatattttataaattcCTAGGGGGGAATAAAGGAAATAATTCACCAGATTATTGTCTTGAAGCAAGGAGAATTTTTGTTCCAGACTATTTTTGTGCTGCTCAGAAAGACGACGCTGATATTCAAATTTAAAGCAGCCGTCTCATCGCCCTCTGCTCCGCAGCTCAGCTGAACATCGGTAACGTTCTTCCTGTCGGCACCATGCCCGAGGGAACCATCATCTGCTGCCTGGAGGAGAAGCCCGGCGACAGAGGCAAGCTGGCCCGCGCCTCAGGAAACTACGCCACCGTCATCTCCCACAACCCCGAGACCAAGAAATCCAGAGTCAAGCTGCCCTCAGGCGCCAAGAAGGTCATCTCTTCTGCCAACAGAGCCGTCGTCGGTGAGGACGctgtcgtgttttttttttgttgttgttgttgttgttggcgTTTGGTGACGCTGCCGCCACTGAAGGTAACTGAATGCcacctcctctgctgctgcgtTCAAGGTGTCGTTGCTGGAGGCGGTCGTATCGACAAGCCCATCCTGAAGGCCGGCCGTGCCTACCACAAGTACAAGGCCAAGAGGAACTGCTGGCCTCGTGTCCGTGGTGTGGCTATGAACGTAAGTGAACCTGGGGACAAATCCTGGCTGCACTGTGGGAAAAAGCAAAGAAGTAAAACTGACAGGGTCTTCAGATGCATTTATGTCGCCTTTAGTTGGGaagttatttcagttttaactgtTGTGCTCAGTAATCCGACACAAATGAAGGTAAAACTAAAGTCAGAGCAGTAGATAGTTAACCTTAAATGACTTCTTGGAGATAAAGTAAGCTACATCTGAGAATAAtactatatatattttcaaaaaactcGTCAAAAGTTGAACTGTTTGTCAAGCTTcgcttcctcttcctccgtGCAGCCTGTTGAGCATCCCTTCGGTGGTGGTAACCATCAGCACATTGGCAAACCCTCAACGATCAGGAGGGACGCACCTGCTGGTCGCAAGGTCGGTCTTATCGCTGCCCGTCGTACAGGCAGACTGCGTGGAACGAAGACCGTCCAGGAAAAGGAGAACTGAATGTGACTGTCttgttaataaaacatgttccAAAATCaccattttcttgtgtttctgaGTTTATGTAGTAAAAAGTCTGAGAAATCCGACTACAGCGAGGGAGTGAAATGGTCAAAGAGACGAACtagagttttgttgtttttatgaaaaatgaataGATCTATTAAAGAGCTAAAGTGCTACATATTTTCTCAACTGTTGGAAGTACTTTGTCTACAACTTTATAGTACATTACAAGAAAAGtacagaaaaatattacttttactAAAGGATATAAATTTGATCTATGCCATCTTGAGTTTTAAACGAGGTGCAGTTTGGATGCAAATAAAGCACTGATTATATATTCACAGATTGCCATCCATGTGTTTTaaaggaaagttgagtggaaggaaacacTATATAGCTGAAAATAATGCACAAGCAaggattgtgaagcaaagtCTAATCACAAGTTTAGAAGAGAACTGCAGCTGGAGTCAGTGCTTCACAAGCCACCAGACAGGCATGTCCAGGACATTGACTCCAGCTGTCACTCTAAAACAGAGACAACTTCAGAACCGTCTTTCCTGGGATGAGAAGAACTAAATTGTTGCTCTGTGGTCTAACGTCTTTCTAGAAGTTTGCAGGCAGAGTGGGGAGGCTCTGAATCTCAATCTGTAATTTTATAACTTCCTAGGAAGTTGTAAGCTCTTCTAatccaaagaaaacagaaatgaacatttGGAACTCCATGCTTGATAAATTAACACAATATACAACTTCCACCTTTTGGATTGAATTACTAATTTACTAAAATGCTTTCGAGCGGTTCGTTTAACTTATAGTTTACTCCAAACAATTAACTAACCTTGATgacataatttatgtattttaaaaaaagaatccaaCCCATCAGGTTGGgttggcattttatttttagaatcgCTCAAAATGTGAACTGCAATACCAACTATTGCACCATAGAGGGCGCTCAAGTTGGAACAGCGTTTAGAGACGCACTAAGGAAATCTATTTCTGAAACATCTGCTGACGTCCTGCTCAAACTACCTGTTATGTTTGATACATTGATATGAAGCTGTGGTTAAGAAACTTTTTTCACTCATGGAACTGGATTTCCAGCTTTACGGcgtttttaaaacagcttttgaACAACAGTGGTTTTCCATGTACTTAAAGAATGtccaaatatataaataaatcttaacTTCGTAGAGGCAATAGGACATTTCCAGTATCAAGATATGccaaaggtttttttaaaaaatgtcttattatgtGGTTCAAAGTTCTAATAAAGTGCTGCAGTGTCCAGTTTTCTAAAGCTGACCGTcctccacctgctgctgctcactgCTGGTCATCTGGCTGAAAGAAAGCTCCTCTACTTACCTCTTGCTCACAATGCAGACTAATTTGTTGACTATGAAATATTTGTGGTTACAAGAAACATAAGTTATGAAGcagacactaaaaaaaaaagcacaatctAGGGACAGCCCATGTGGACTTACAATTTCACCAAGATATTTTGTTATTCAGTGCAATAACAGAaggaaagagtaaaaaaaagaatatttacaaCTTTTTGGCGTTCTCCTTTAGGCAAATGTATGGCTGCATGTCACTGCAGCTACTGCCACACAAATGCAAATACTACTTATCAAGAGTAAC carries:
- the rpl8 gene encoding large ribosomal subunit protein uL2, producing the protein MGRVIRGQRKGAGSVFRAHVKHRKGAAKLRQVDFAERHGYIKGIVKDIIHDPGRGAPLAKVAFRDPYRFKKRTELFIAAEGIHTGQFIYCGKKAQLNIGNVLPVGTMPEGTIICCLEEKPGDRGKLARASGNYATVISHNPETKKSRVKLPSGAKKVISSANRAVVGVVAGGGRIDKPILKAGRAYHKYKAKRNCWPRVRGVAMNPVEHPFGGGNHQHIGKPSTIRRDAPAGRKVGLIAARRTGRLRGTKTVQEKEN